One region of Alosa alosa isolate M-15738 ecotype Scorff River chromosome 1, AALO_Geno_1.1, whole genome shotgun sequence genomic DNA includes:
- the gigyf2 gene encoding GRB10-interacting GYF protein 2 isoform X3 has protein sequence MAETQTLNFGPEWLRALSGGGGSSNTVASPPLSPALPKYKLADYRYGREEMLALYVKDNKIPIDLHDKEFLPILQEDPLPPLALVPFTEEEQRNFSMSVNSAAVLRLTGRGGGTVVGAPRGRSSSRGRGRGRGDGGFYQRSFDDVEGGFGRGVREMHRSQSWEERGDRRFEKPGRKDPEAAPPHYQLNHIRANYEDAVPGLVRKHDFTRSESENWRMSREEQNDVPRSAGWREHPERRRFPFDARGEEERGYRRPRSGSGSLDDDRDALPEWCLEDAEEETGIFDSSGAFHSLKKGPKEPILEEAELDFRPLEECEEHWERDESESEETKDTAAEARKEGERREEELGKPEEEAITSAPVPAAPTPPEPTAPSPLSPIQPVAAEASQRPVERAPDVLPEPCKVPQHTPASTGMVEGISLPHVASASSDMPAPIPTLPPPQPPQPTQPPQPTLPQSLEIPAAVPTNLPFTAGVMAPIGRPGAMPHDADEDEGLKHFEQEAEKMVAYLQDGVVDDEQLAKSAERPKPTALPISHDVAFKWFYKDPQGEVQGPFSNQEMTEWFQAGYFTMTLLVKRGCDEVFQPLGEIIKIWGRVPFTPGPAAPPLLGDVDQERLKRQQELTAINLYQMQQLQYQYLLRQQFVQAQALAQQKAAALNSAPPPPPQPQPQPQQQQQINLILHQALKMRSSEPLLPPVTRSMSVPDSGSVWDMQNSSSQASCTPNMQPAPPNTAWEGSSVWDLPIDSMAPASTMEQIQQLEKAKAMKLELERREAELRAKREEEERKRMEEALRARQEEEQRKRLEEEELARRKQEEALRRQREQEEALRRQKEEEEERLAQEEARRRLEERRREEEKEERRQREEFLRKQEEERRKQEELEALRKREEEKRREEEAAAEAAALALQQEEQRRRELELQRQQEAQRQRQQQQEALRRLQQQQQQQQLAHMKLPSSSKWGQQSASLTSQSQNALSLAEIQKLEEEKERQARQEQQRQQQELLKAQQLQQPQQAQAKLSGWGNVAKQPAATKSLLEIQREEAQQMKQRKEQKQQQPQQQQQQPPPPQQQPQPPPPAPVQQNRANTLSSSVWGSVSGGGGSTWGSDTSSIWGDTHNSNVGFWDEAVKEAAQPPPRKASSQKSKGNANLSNSVSGKANKKVEEEEKLLKLFQAANKSQDGFMQWCEQTLHTLNTANNLDVPTFASFLKEVDSPYEVHDYVRAYLGDTPQAKDFAKQFLERRAKQNANQQKPQQIQQQKPQQQGSVWGGTTPQQVLQSNHTSLQQQQRFETVTSGKKKKKQKMVRADPSLLGFSVNAASERLNMGEIETVEDF, from the exons TTTGGACCAGAATG GCTCCGGGCTCTGTCTGGTGGAGGTGGTAGCAGCAACACTGTTGCTTCAccacctctctcccctgctTTGCCAAAGTATAAACTAGCAGACTACCGTTATGGGAGGGAAGAAATGCTAGCACTTTATGTAAAGGACAACAAG ATTCCCATAGATCTACATGACAAGGAATTTCTTCCCATTTTACAAGAGGATCCCTTACCACCATTGGCCCTTGTACCTTTTACAGAAGAGGAGCAG AGAAATTTCTCTATGTCTGTAAACAGTGCGGCGGTGCTTCGGCTGACAGGAAGAGGTGGGGGCACTGTGGTAGGGGCGCCGAGAGGTCGAAGTTCTTCGAGGGGACGAG GCCGAGGCAGAGGAGACGGAGGGTTTTACCAAAGAAGTTTTGATGATGTGGAGGGAGGCTTTGGACGGGGAGTAAGGGAAATGCATCGCTCGCAAAGCTGGGAGGAGAG GGGAGACCGAAGGTTTGAAAAGCCTGGACGAAAAGATCCAG AAGCGGCCCCACCTCATTATCAGCTTAACCACA TACGAGCCAACTATGAGGATGCGGTGCCGGGCCTTGTGCGTAAACACGACTTCACACGATCAGAGAGCGAGAACTGGCGCATGTCTCGTGAGGAGCAAAACG ATGTGCCTCGCTCAGCTGGGTGGCGGGAACACCCAGAGCGCCGGCGGTTCCCGTTCGACGCACGGGGGGAGGAGGAGCGGGGTTACCGGCGACCCCGCTCCGGCAGCGGCAGCCTGGATGACGACCGTGACGCCCTGCCTGAGTGGTGCCTGGAGGACGCGGAGGAGGAGACGGGCATCTTTGACTCTTCCGGAGCCTTCCACTCACTCAAG AAGGGTCCTAAGGAGCCCATCCTGGAGGAGGCAGAGCTGGACTTTCGGCCTCTGGAGGAGTGTGAGGAACACTGGGAGAGAGACGAGAGCGAATCAGAGGAGACCAAAGACACGGCCGCGGAGGccaggaaggagggagagaggagggagg AGGAACTGGGAAAACCAGAGGAAGAAGCGATCACATCTGCTCCTGTTCCGGCAGCCCCAACCCCTCCAGAGCCCACTGCCCCTTCACCTCTCTCCCCTATCCAGCCGGTAGCAGCCGAGGCCAGCCAACGGCCGGTAGAGAGAGCCCCAGACGTCTTACCCGAGCCCTGCAAAGTACCCCAGCACACCCCTGCCTCCACGGGCATGGTGGAGGGCATCTCACTCCCCCACGTCGCCTCCGCCAGTTCAG ACATGCCTGCCCCCATCCCCACACTACCGCCGCCACAGCCGCCACAGCCAACACAGCCGCCACAGCCAACACTGCCTCAGTCTCTAGAGATACCCGCAGCAGTCCCCACCAACCTACCCTTCACAGCGGGCGTCATGGCACCCATCGGCAGGCCCGGTGCCATGCCCCATGATGCGGATGAAGATGAGGGACTAAAGCACTTTGAACAG GAAGCAGAGAAAATGGTGGCTTACCTCCAGGACGGGGTGGTGGACGATGAGCAGCTGGCCAAGAGCGCTGAGCGGCCCAAACCAACAGCCTTGCCCATCAGCCACGACGTTGCTTTTAAATGGTTCTACAAGGACCCACAGGGGGAGGTTCAGG GACCCTTCAGCAATCAGGAGATGACCGAGTGGTTTCAGGCGGGCTACTTCACAATGACACTGTTGGTCAAGAGGGGCTGTGACGAGGTCTTCCAGCCGTTGGGCGAGATCATAAAGATCTGGGGGAGGGTACCGTTTACACCCGGACCAGCGGCACCCCCACTTCTG ggggaTGTTGATCAGGAGAGATTAAAGAGACAACAGGAGCTAACTGCAATCAACCTCTATCAGATGCAGCAGCTGCAGTATCAGTATCTTCTCAG GCAGCAGTTTGTGCAGGCGCAGGCCCTGGCCCAGCAGAAAGCAGCAGCTCTCAACTCcgcacccccacctccaccacagccacagccacagccacagcagcagcagcagatcaACCTGATCCTCCACCAGGCCCTGAAGATGAG gtccTCAGAACCTCTGCTGCCGCCGGTCACTCGCTCCATGTCGGTACCGGACTCTGGTTCGGTGTGGGACATGCAGAACTCCTCCTCTCAGGCCTCCTGTACCCCCAACATGCAGCCTGCACCGCCTAACA CTGCATGGGAGGGCAGTAGTGTGTGGGATTTGCCTATTGACTCAATGGCACCAGCCTCTACCATGGAACAGATCCAGCAGCTGGAGAAGGCCAAGGCCATGAAG TTGGAGCTGGAGCGGCGTGAGGCAGAGCTGCGGGCCAaacgggaggaggaggagaggaagaggatggaaGAGGCTCTGAGAGCCcggcaggaggaagagcagcgAAAGCGTctggaagaggaggagctggCGCGAAGGAAACAG GAGGAGGCACTGAGGAGGCAACGTGAGCAGGAGGAGGCGTTGCGCCggcagaaggaggaggaggaggagaggttaGCCCAGGAGGAGGCGCGCCGAAGactggaggagagaaggagagaagaggagaaggaggagaggaggcaaagGGAAGAGTTCCTCCGCAAACAG GAAGAGGAGAGGCGGAaacaggaggagctggaggcccTGCGGAAGCGCGAGGAGGAGAAGCGGCGCGAGGAGGAGGCGGCAGCGGAGGCCGCAGCCTTGGCACTGcagcaggaggagcagcggcGGCGCGAGCTGGAGCTCCAGCGGCAGCAGGAGgcgcagaggcagaggcagcagcagcaggaggcccTCCGgcgcctgcagcagcagcagcagcagcagcagctcgcCCACATGAAg CTCCCCTCTTCTTCGAAGTGGGGTCAACAGTCTGCCTCCCTGACTTCCCAGTCCCAGAATGCACTGTCACTCGCTGAGATCCAGAAACTGGAAGAGGAAAAAGAACGCCAAGCACGACAGGAG CAGCAGCGGCAACAGCAGGAGCTGCTGAAGgcccagcagctgcagcagccccAGCAGGCCCAGGCCAAGCTCTCAGGCTGGGGCAACGTGGCCAAGCAGCCGGCCGCAACCAAGTCCTTGCTGGAGATCCAGCGAGAAGAGGCACAGCAGATGAAGCAGAGGAaggagcagaagcagcagcagccacaacagcaacagcagcagccgccgccgccgcagcagcagccacagccACCGCCACCGGCGCCTGTCCAACAGAATCGAGCC AACACGCTGAGCAGCTCTGTGTGGGGCTCTGTGAGTGGTGGCGGTGGCTCCACCTGGGGCTCGGACACCAGCAGCATCTGGGGCGACACTCACAACTCCAACGTAGGCTTCTGGGACGAGGCTGTAAAGGAAGCTGCTCAGCCGCCCCCACGCAAGGCCAGCTCTCAGAAAAGCAAGGGAAACGCTAACCTCAG TAACTCAGTGAGTGGGAAAGCCAATAAGaaagtggaggaagaggaaaagtTGCTAAAACTGTTCCAGGCAGCCAATAAGAGTCAAGATGGCTTCATGCAGTGGTGTGAGCAGACTCTGCACACGCTCAACACTGCCAACAATCTGGACG TTCCTACGTTTGCATCCTTCCTGAAGGAGGTGGACTCCCCCTATGAAGTGCATGACTACGTCAGAGCCTACCTCGGTGACACGCCCCAGGCCAAGGACTTTGCCAAACAGTTCCTGGAGCGCCGTGCCAAACAGAATGCCAATCAACAGAAACCGCAGCAGATCCAGCAGCAGAAAccgcagcag CAGGGCTCTGTTTGGGGGGGAACGACACCACAACAAGTTCTTCAGTCCAACCACACTAGCCTCCAACAGCAGCAGCGCTTTGAGACTGTGACATCagggaaaaagaagaaaaagcagAAGATGGTTCGAGCAGACCCCAGCCTCCTCG GTTTTTCGGTCAATGCCGCCTCTGAGAGGTTGAACATGGGTGAGATCGAGACAGTGGAGGACTTTTGA
- the gigyf2 gene encoding GRB10-interacting GYF protein 2 isoform X2, with amino-acid sequence MAETQTLNFGPEWLRALSGGGGSSNTVASPPLSPALPKYKLADYRYGREEMLALYVKDNKIPIDLHDKEFLPILQEDPLPPLALVPFTEEEQRNFSMSVNSAAVLRLTGRGGGTVVGAPRGRSSSRGRGRGRGDGGFYQRSFDDVEGGFGRGVREMHRSQSWEERGDRRFEKPGRKDPEAAPPHYQLNHIRANYEDAVPGLVRKHDFTRSESENWRMSREEQNDVPRSAGWREHPERRRFPFDARGEEERGYRRPRSGSGSLDDDRDALPEWCLEDAEEETGIFDSSGAFHSLKKGPKEPILEEAELDFRPLEECEEHWERDESESEETKDTAAEARKEGERREVEELGKPEEEAITSAPVPAAPTPPEPTAPSPLSPIQPVAAEASQRPVERAPDVLPEPCKVPQHTPASTGMVEGISLPHVASASSDMPAPIPTLPPPQPPQPTQPPQPTLPQSLEIPAAVPTNLPFTAGVMAPIGRPGAMPHDADEDEGLKHFEQEAEKMVAYLQDGVVDDEQLAKSAERPKPTALPISHDVAFKWFYKDPQGEVQGPFSNQEMTEWFQAGYFTMTLLVKRGCDEVFQPLGEIIKIWGRVPFTPGPAAPPLLGDVDQERLKRQQELTAINLYQMQQLQYQYLLRQQFVQAQALAQQKAAALNSAPPPPPQPQPQPQQQQQINLILHQALKMRSSEPLLPPVTRSMSVPDSGSVWDMQNSSSQASCTPNMQPAPPNTAWEGSSVWDLPIDSMAPASTMEQIQQLEKAKAMKLELERREAELRAKREEEERKRMEEALRARQEEEQRKRLEEEELARRKQEEALRRQREQEEALRRQKEEEEERLAQEEARRRLEERRREEEKEERRQREEFLRKQEEERRKQEELEALRKREEEKRREEEAAAEAAALALQQEEQRRRELELQRQQEAQRQRQQQQEALRRLQQQQQQQQLAHMKLPSSSKWGQQSASLTSQSQNALSLAEIQKLEEEKERQARQEQRQQQELLKAQQLQQPQQAQAKLSGWGNVAKQPAATKSLLEIQREEAQQMKQRKEQKQQQPQQQQQQPPPPQQQPQPPPPAPVQQNRANTLSSSVWGSVSGGGGSTWGSDTSSIWGDTHNSNVGFWDEAVKEAAQPPPRKASSQKSKGNANLSNSVSGKANKKVEEEEKLLKLFQAANKSQDGFMQWCEQTLHTLNTANNLDVPTFASFLKEVDSPYEVHDYVRAYLGDTPQAKDFAKQFLERRAKQNANQQKPQQIQQQKPQQQGSVWGGTTPQQVLQSNHTSLQQQQRFETVTSGKKKKKQKMVRADPSLLGFSVNAASERLNMGEIETVEDF; translated from the exons TTTGGACCAGAATG GCTCCGGGCTCTGTCTGGTGGAGGTGGTAGCAGCAACACTGTTGCTTCAccacctctctcccctgctTTGCCAAAGTATAAACTAGCAGACTACCGTTATGGGAGGGAAGAAATGCTAGCACTTTATGTAAAGGACAACAAG ATTCCCATAGATCTACATGACAAGGAATTTCTTCCCATTTTACAAGAGGATCCCTTACCACCATTGGCCCTTGTACCTTTTACAGAAGAGGAGCAG AGAAATTTCTCTATGTCTGTAAACAGTGCGGCGGTGCTTCGGCTGACAGGAAGAGGTGGGGGCACTGTGGTAGGGGCGCCGAGAGGTCGAAGTTCTTCGAGGGGACGAG GCCGAGGCAGAGGAGACGGAGGGTTTTACCAAAGAAGTTTTGATGATGTGGAGGGAGGCTTTGGACGGGGAGTAAGGGAAATGCATCGCTCGCAAAGCTGGGAGGAGAG GGGAGACCGAAGGTTTGAAAAGCCTGGACGAAAAGATCCAG AAGCGGCCCCACCTCATTATCAGCTTAACCACA TACGAGCCAACTATGAGGATGCGGTGCCGGGCCTTGTGCGTAAACACGACTTCACACGATCAGAGAGCGAGAACTGGCGCATGTCTCGTGAGGAGCAAAACG ATGTGCCTCGCTCAGCTGGGTGGCGGGAACACCCAGAGCGCCGGCGGTTCCCGTTCGACGCACGGGGGGAGGAGGAGCGGGGTTACCGGCGACCCCGCTCCGGCAGCGGCAGCCTGGATGACGACCGTGACGCCCTGCCTGAGTGGTGCCTGGAGGACGCGGAGGAGGAGACGGGCATCTTTGACTCTTCCGGAGCCTTCCACTCACTCAAG AAGGGTCCTAAGGAGCCCATCCTGGAGGAGGCAGAGCTGGACTTTCGGCCTCTGGAGGAGTGTGAGGAACACTGGGAGAGAGACGAGAGCGAATCAGAGGAGACCAAAGACACGGCCGCGGAGGccaggaaggagggagagaggagggagg TAGAGGAACTGGGAAAACCAGAGGAAGAAGCGATCACATCTGCTCCTGTTCCGGCAGCCCCAACCCCTCCAGAGCCCACTGCCCCTTCACCTCTCTCCCCTATCCAGCCGGTAGCAGCCGAGGCCAGCCAACGGCCGGTAGAGAGAGCCCCAGACGTCTTACCCGAGCCCTGCAAAGTACCCCAGCACACCCCTGCCTCCACGGGCATGGTGGAGGGCATCTCACTCCCCCACGTCGCCTCCGCCAGTTCAG ACATGCCTGCCCCCATCCCCACACTACCGCCGCCACAGCCGCCACAGCCAACACAGCCGCCACAGCCAACACTGCCTCAGTCTCTAGAGATACCCGCAGCAGTCCCCACCAACCTACCCTTCACAGCGGGCGTCATGGCACCCATCGGCAGGCCCGGTGCCATGCCCCATGATGCGGATGAAGATGAGGGACTAAAGCACTTTGAACAG GAAGCAGAGAAAATGGTGGCTTACCTCCAGGACGGGGTGGTGGACGATGAGCAGCTGGCCAAGAGCGCTGAGCGGCCCAAACCAACAGCCTTGCCCATCAGCCACGACGTTGCTTTTAAATGGTTCTACAAGGACCCACAGGGGGAGGTTCAGG GACCCTTCAGCAATCAGGAGATGACCGAGTGGTTTCAGGCGGGCTACTTCACAATGACACTGTTGGTCAAGAGGGGCTGTGACGAGGTCTTCCAGCCGTTGGGCGAGATCATAAAGATCTGGGGGAGGGTACCGTTTACACCCGGACCAGCGGCACCCCCACTTCTG ggggaTGTTGATCAGGAGAGATTAAAGAGACAACAGGAGCTAACTGCAATCAACCTCTATCAGATGCAGCAGCTGCAGTATCAGTATCTTCTCAG GCAGCAGTTTGTGCAGGCGCAGGCCCTGGCCCAGCAGAAAGCAGCAGCTCTCAACTCcgcacccccacctccaccacagccacagccacagccacagcagcagcagcagatcaACCTGATCCTCCACCAGGCCCTGAAGATGAG gtccTCAGAACCTCTGCTGCCGCCGGTCACTCGCTCCATGTCGGTACCGGACTCTGGTTCGGTGTGGGACATGCAGAACTCCTCCTCTCAGGCCTCCTGTACCCCCAACATGCAGCCTGCACCGCCTAACA CTGCATGGGAGGGCAGTAGTGTGTGGGATTTGCCTATTGACTCAATGGCACCAGCCTCTACCATGGAACAGATCCAGCAGCTGGAGAAGGCCAAGGCCATGAAG TTGGAGCTGGAGCGGCGTGAGGCAGAGCTGCGGGCCAaacgggaggaggaggagaggaagaggatggaaGAGGCTCTGAGAGCCcggcaggaggaagagcagcgAAAGCGTctggaagaggaggagctggCGCGAAGGAAACAG GAGGAGGCACTGAGGAGGCAACGTGAGCAGGAGGAGGCGTTGCGCCggcagaaggaggaggaggaggagaggttaGCCCAGGAGGAGGCGCGCCGAAGactggaggagagaaggagagaagaggagaaggaggagaggaggcaaagGGAAGAGTTCCTCCGCAAACAG GAAGAGGAGAGGCGGAaacaggaggagctggaggcccTGCGGAAGCGCGAGGAGGAGAAGCGGCGCGAGGAGGAGGCGGCAGCGGAGGCCGCAGCCTTGGCACTGcagcaggaggagcagcggcGGCGCGAGCTGGAGCTCCAGCGGCAGCAGGAGgcgcagaggcagaggcagcagcagcaggaggcccTCCGgcgcctgcagcagcagcagcagcagcagcagctcgcCCACATGAAg CTCCCCTCTTCTTCGAAGTGGGGTCAACAGTCTGCCTCCCTGACTTCCCAGTCCCAGAATGCACTGTCACTCGCTGAGATCCAGAAACTGGAAGAGGAAAAAGAACGCCAAGCACGACAGGAG CAGCGGCAACAGCAGGAGCTGCTGAAGgcccagcagctgcagcagccccAGCAGGCCCAGGCCAAGCTCTCAGGCTGGGGCAACGTGGCCAAGCAGCCGGCCGCAACCAAGTCCTTGCTGGAGATCCAGCGAGAAGAGGCACAGCAGATGAAGCAGAGGAaggagcagaagcagcagcagccacaacagcaacagcagcagccgccgccgccgcagcagcagccacagccACCGCCACCGGCGCCTGTCCAACAGAATCGAGCC AACACGCTGAGCAGCTCTGTGTGGGGCTCTGTGAGTGGTGGCGGTGGCTCCACCTGGGGCTCGGACACCAGCAGCATCTGGGGCGACACTCACAACTCCAACGTAGGCTTCTGGGACGAGGCTGTAAAGGAAGCTGCTCAGCCGCCCCCACGCAAGGCCAGCTCTCAGAAAAGCAAGGGAAACGCTAACCTCAG TAACTCAGTGAGTGGGAAAGCCAATAAGaaagtggaggaagaggaaaagtTGCTAAAACTGTTCCAGGCAGCCAATAAGAGTCAAGATGGCTTCATGCAGTGGTGTGAGCAGACTCTGCACACGCTCAACACTGCCAACAATCTGGACG TTCCTACGTTTGCATCCTTCCTGAAGGAGGTGGACTCCCCCTATGAAGTGCATGACTACGTCAGAGCCTACCTCGGTGACACGCCCCAGGCCAAGGACTTTGCCAAACAGTTCCTGGAGCGCCGTGCCAAACAGAATGCCAATCAACAGAAACCGCAGCAGATCCAGCAGCAGAAAccgcagcag CAGGGCTCTGTTTGGGGGGGAACGACACCACAACAAGTTCTTCAGTCCAACCACACTAGCCTCCAACAGCAGCAGCGCTTTGAGACTGTGACATCagggaaaaagaagaaaaagcagAAGATGGTTCGAGCAGACCCCAGCCTCCTCG GTTTTTCGGTCAATGCCGCCTCTGAGAGGTTGAACATGGGTGAGATCGAGACAGTGGAGGACTTTTGA